A single genomic interval of Spirosoma taeanense harbors:
- a CDS encoding 4-(cytidine 5'-diphospho)-2-C-methyl-D-erythritol kinase produces the protein MISFPNCKINLGLRITSKRPDGFHNLQSCFYPVGWSDVLEVIPADAFAFSSSGLPIPGDPQKNLCVRAYRALKADFDLPPVQMHLHKIVPIGAGLGGGSADAAFALKTLNEQFRLGLGPLQLEEYARPLGSDCAFFVQNRPVYCVEKGDVFEEISVDLSGYYILLVFPDLAISTAEAYAGVRPHQPETDLREHLTAPIGNWAATVHNDFEDSLFPKYPLLQQIKQTFYEEGAVYASMSGSGSAVYGIFNAPPVLPNQFSGYVVWQGKLEKQFRG, from the coding sequence ATGATCTCATTCCCGAATTGTAAGATCAACCTTGGGTTACGTATTACCAGCAAACGGCCCGACGGCTTTCATAACCTGCAATCGTGTTTCTATCCCGTTGGCTGGAGCGATGTGCTGGAGGTGATTCCCGCCGACGCGTTTGCGTTCAGCAGCAGCGGGTTACCCATTCCGGGCGATCCGCAGAAAAATCTGTGCGTTCGGGCGTACAGAGCCTTGAAGGCGGATTTTGATCTGCCGCCCGTTCAGATGCATCTGCATAAGATTGTACCCATCGGTGCGGGGCTGGGGGGCGGCTCGGCCGATGCCGCTTTTGCGCTCAAAACGCTGAACGAGCAGTTCAGACTGGGCCTTGGCCCCCTGCAACTGGAAGAGTATGCCCGGCCCCTGGGCAGCGACTGCGCGTTCTTCGTGCAGAACCGACCTGTGTATTGCGTCGAAAAAGGGGATGTGTTCGAGGAAATCAGCGTTGACTTAAGTGGCTACTATATCCTGCTGGTGTTTCCAGACCTGGCTATCTCAACGGCTGAGGCCTATGCGGGTGTCAGGCCCCATCAGCCCGAAACAGACTTGCGCGAACACTTAACGGCTCCGATCGGTAACTGGGCCGCAACAGTCCACAATGACTTTGAAGACAGTCTGTTTCCAAAGTATCCGCTTCTGCAGCAAATCAAGCAGACCTTCTACGAAGAAGGGGCTGTTTACGCCAGTATGAGCGGATCCGGTTCAGCTGTATACGGGATTTTTAACGCGCCACCGGTCCTCCCAAACCAATTTTCCGGCTATGTCGTTTGGCAAGGTAAACTAGAGAAACAGTTTAGGGGTTAA